A single candidate division KSB1 bacterium DNA region contains:
- a CDS encoding ABC transporter permease, whose protein sequence is MDLREGFSVALDSVIANKMRAALTMLGIIIGVGAVITAVSIGKGAQKAVTERIQALGSNLLFIEAGSSRSGPVMAAVGSSTKLTRKDVEAVEAQCDEIIAVVPEFRRGAQVKAGNKNWNTRIVGTTPNYGEVRNVAAVAGRYFTTQEEQMRARVCLIGSTVRDNLFAPNEDPIGKTLRINRMNFQIIGVLETKGQSGGWMNPDDQVLIPLATAQMRLFGVDHINSAALQVADASLMDQAFYDVERVMRRQHRLRDNQDNDFSIRNQADMVAVFTDTQKIFTLLLTGIAVVSLIVGGIGIMNIMLVSVTERTREIGVRKAIGAKRRDILMQFLMEAVTLSLTGGFLGILVGIGASKILPRIGFNTAISLESIGISCLFAAAVGIIFGIYPAFRAARQNAIVALRYE, encoded by the coding sequence ATGGACTTGCGAGAAGGTTTCAGTGTTGCATTAGATTCGGTGATTGCCAACAAAATGCGCGCGGCGCTCACCATGCTCGGGATCATCATCGGCGTCGGGGCAGTCATCACCGCGGTGTCGATTGGCAAAGGCGCGCAGAAGGCAGTGACCGAACGGATTCAGGCCTTGGGCTCGAATTTGCTTTTCATCGAGGCCGGTTCGTCGCGTTCGGGGCCGGTCATGGCCGCGGTGGGTTCGAGCACCAAATTGACCCGCAAGGATGTTGAAGCCGTTGAAGCGCAATGTGATGAGATTATTGCGGTCGTGCCGGAGTTTCGTCGCGGCGCCCAGGTCAAAGCCGGCAATAAGAATTGGAACACCCGCATCGTCGGTACGACGCCGAACTACGGCGAAGTCCGCAATGTCGCCGCTGTGGCCGGGCGCTATTTCACGACGCAAGAAGAGCAGATGCGCGCCCGCGTATGTTTGATCGGCTCGACGGTGAGGGATAACCTTTTTGCGCCCAATGAAGACCCCATCGGCAAAACCCTGCGCATCAACCGCATGAATTTTCAGATCATCGGCGTGCTCGAGACCAAAGGCCAGTCCGGCGGCTGGATGAATCCCGACGATCAGGTGTTGATTCCACTGGCGACGGCGCAAATGCGTTTGTTCGGCGTCGATCATATCAACAGCGCGGCGCTGCAAGTGGCGGACGCTTCGCTCATGGACCAGGCCTTCTATGATGTCGAACGCGTGATGCGCCGGCAACATCGTTTGCGCGACAACCAGGACAATGATTTCAGCATTCGCAATCAGGCGGACATGGTGGCGGTGTTTACCGACACCCAGAAAATTTTTACGCTGTTGCTCACCGGCATCGCCGTGGTTTCACTCATCGTCGGCGGCATCGGCATCATGAACATCATGCTGGTTTCCGTCACCGAACGCACGCGCGAGATCGGCGTGCGCAAAGCCATCGGCGCCAAACGCCGCGACATTCTCATGCAGTTTTTGATGGAAGCGGTGACGCTGTCTTTAACCGGCGGCTTCCTCGGCATTCTCGTCGGCATCGGCGCTTCCAAAATCCTGCCGCGCATCGGCTTCAACACCGCGATTTCTCTGGAGTCGATCGGCATTAGTTGCCTTTTTGCCGCCGCGGTGGGAATTATTTTTGGAATTTATCCCGCCTTCCGCGCCGCACGCCAAAACGCGATTGTGGCGCTGAGATATGAGTAG
- a CDS encoding efflux RND transporter periplasmic adaptor subunit has protein sequence MKKKSIITLVILATVLVAGYFLWPRQPAEKPMAAGMMQRTTAIKRGNLAAMVSATGKVEPIKKVEVKSKASGQIMTMPVEEGDRVKRGDLIARIDETDLRNAYEQAVADLDVAKATVAQTSSNVKRQTELFNRGLLSQAEIDQVKLEEVRAKAQLVKAETELATTEIRLKDAIVRSPIDGIILQKNVEAGQIISSGINSVSGGTLIATVANMDSVYVQAEVDEVDIGQVQIGQRAKVVADAFPDDVFYGKVLRVAPLATVEQNVTTFNVTIVVQNPGSKLKAGMNTTIDLTIADRRDIILAPKQAVKDFGEIAAQLAFMYSNDSTMSNRWGGRRPDSARGGMRPQFAGNGGGMPMFGRDGSASNGQSQSPRKFVLVKNDEGRFVPRRVQIGLSDFDYAEIISGLQEGDSVLVFSASRAGAARQEFMNRMRNMNTFGSTPRMGGGR, from the coding sequence ATGAAAAAAAAATCCATCATCACGCTGGTCATTCTTGCCACGGTGCTGGTCGCCGGCTACTTTCTTTGGCCGCGGCAGCCGGCGGAGAAACCGATGGCAGCCGGCATGATGCAGCGCACCACAGCAATCAAGCGCGGAAATTTGGCAGCAATGGTTTCGGCCACCGGAAAGGTCGAACCGATCAAAAAGGTCGAAGTTAAAAGCAAGGCTTCGGGCCAAATCATGACGATGCCGGTGGAGGAGGGCGACCGCGTCAAACGAGGCGATCTCATCGCCCGCATCGATGAAACCGATTTGCGCAACGCGTATGAACAGGCTGTGGCGGATTTGGACGTCGCCAAGGCCACGGTGGCGCAAACCTCCAGCAACGTCAAGCGCCAAACCGAGCTTTTTAATCGCGGGCTGCTTTCGCAGGCGGAGATCGACCAGGTGAAGTTGGAAGAGGTCCGCGCGAAGGCGCAACTTGTCAAGGCCGAAACCGAGCTGGCGACGACCGAGATCCGTTTGAAAGACGCCATCGTGCGCTCGCCGATTGACGGCATCATTCTCCAGAAAAACGTCGAAGCCGGGCAAATTATCTCTTCGGGCATCAACTCCGTGAGCGGCGGCACACTGATCGCGACGGTGGCCAACATGGACAGCGTGTATGTTCAAGCCGAAGTTGACGAAGTCGACATCGGCCAGGTCCAAATCGGCCAAAGAGCAAAAGTGGTGGCCGATGCATTTCCCGACGATGTTTTTTACGGCAAGGTGCTGCGCGTTGCGCCGCTGGCGACGGTCGAGCAAAACGTCACCACCTTCAACGTCACCATCGTCGTGCAAAATCCCGGGAGCAAGCTGAAAGCCGGGATGAACACGACGATTGATTTGACGATTGCCGACCGCCGGGATATTATTTTGGCGCCCAAGCAGGCGGTGAAAGATTTTGGCGAAATCGCGGCCCAATTGGCCTTCATGTACAGCAATGACTCCACCATGTCTAATCGTTGGGGCGGCCGCCGGCCGGATTCGGCGCGCGGCGGCATGCGGCCGCAATTTGCCGGCAATGGCGGCGGCATGCCGATGTTCGGCCGCGATGGCAGCGCCAGCAATGGGCAGAGCCAAAGCCCGCGCAAATTTGTGTTGGTTAAAAACGATGAAGGCCGTTTCGTTCCTCGCCGCGTGCAAATCGGCTTGAGCGATTTTGATTACGCCGAGATTATCAGCGGCCTGCAAGAGGGAGACAGCGTGCTGGTTTTTAGCGCCAGCCGCGCCGGTGCCGCGCGCCAAGAATTTATGAACCGCATGCGCAATATGAACACGTTCGGCAGCACCCCGCGTATGGGCGGCGGGAGATAG
- a CDS encoding metal-dependent transcriptional regulator, with amino-acid sequence MQKFVFIVNAVAVKFFLLVWRQGAILTQGQNNDPLHSTSRNMREPVLSQAIEDYLKAIHFLQLTDKKVSTSAIAERLSVAQASVTGMIKKMAEMKLVEHSPYQGVELTRAGEKIALEIIRHHRLLELYLAEAMGYSWDKVHDEAEKLEHVISEEFEDKIDEFLGRPTADPHGAPIPTKDGQMPVFQGFALAQAEAGDRVVVRMVSDRDPEKLRYLGKIGLFPNIEIEVIDKAPFNGPVHIRLSAISHHLGRELAQVILVERVERQAHSGAEQQRS; translated from the coding sequence ATGCAAAAATTTGTCTTCATCGTCAACGCCGTTGCGGTAAAATTTTTCTTGCTTGTTTGGCGGCAAGGTGCTATTTTGACGCAAGGCCAGAATAACGACCCACTTCACTCAACAAGTAGGAACATGCGCGAGCCGGTGTTAAGCCAGGCCATCGAAGATTATTTGAAGGCCATCCATTTTTTGCAGCTCACCGACAAAAAGGTTTCGACCTCGGCGATTGCGGAACGCCTCAGCGTGGCGCAGGCCTCGGTGACCGGCATGATCAAAAAGATGGCGGAGATGAAACTCGTCGAACATTCGCCCTATCAAGGCGTCGAGCTGACGCGGGCTGGCGAAAAAATCGCGCTGGAAATCATTCGCCATCACCGTCTGCTCGAGTTGTATCTCGCCGAGGCCATGGGCTACAGTTGGGACAAGGTTCACGACGAAGCCGAAAAGCTCGAGCACGTGATCTCCGAAGAGTTTGAAGATAAAATCGACGAATTTCTCGGCCGTCCGACTGCCGATCCGCACGGCGCGCCGATTCCGACGAAGGACGGTCAGATGCCGGTGTTTCAGGGTTTCGCGCTGGCGCAAGCCGAGGCCGGCGACCGCGTCGTCGTGCGCATGGTTTCCGACCGCGACCCGGAGAAATTGCGCTATCTCGGCAAGATCGGCCTCTTTCCGAATATTGAAATCGAGGTGATTGACAAAGCGCCTTTCAACGGGCCGGTGCATATTCGTCTCAGCGCGATTTCCCATCATCTTGGGCGCGAGCTGGCGCAGGTGATTTTGGTGGAACGGGTTGAGCGCCAGGCGCACAGCGGCGCAGAACAGCAACGAAGTTGA
- a CDS encoding S9 family peptidase, with translation MSHFAVRSVRLTCTSLLLIFSFIFAQEKKPLALEDIFASNTLTPKSVQGVQWVPGEAAFTYLKSGDVYKHEVISGKEILVLAGKSLSRKPGGEPISIDRYEWSSDRQHLLIASQMRQLWRHSTEGQFFIYEVATKKLRPLSGIIGPQRSAKFSPDGSKVGFVRHNNIFMVDLATGVETQLTTDGSDDVINGQFDWVYEEEFGIADGWRWSPDGKKIAFWRLDQTRVKAFPLEDMMPLYPKIFWLKYPKAGEQNALVQIGVLSLDSGQTKWMDIGEETDIYIPRIQWTPDPRILSIQRLNRLQNKLDLLFADVNSGGARIVLSDKDPCWVDVQDDLTFLAKKEQFIWTSERSGYRHAYLYDYNGRLLSPLTSGEWEISAVSGLDETNGWLYFSGKKDSPLEENIYRISLDGKNLERISQRPGWHSSNFSPDFKYVIGTFSDVQTPPQTSLRKTDGGLVRWLEKNESLPLAQYRLAYPKFLAIKTSDDGTFLNAWMMLPTNFDSTQKYPVIVFCYSGPGAQHVVNRWEGRRYLWHHLMTERGFIIFCIDSRGTGGRGKKFKNLVYGDLGKWSTHDQIEGAKYLASLPYVDASRIGMWGHSGGGYLTCMAMTKGAPYFKVGIARAPVTDFRLYDTIWTERYMGLPKDNPEGYKASSVMTYIDKLQGKLHLIHGMADDNVHPQNTVQLQDALQAANKQFDVMYYHGRNHRISGGNTDLHLHTLMTNYFLKNL, from the coding sequence ATGTCGCATTTTGCCGTTCGTTCCGTCCGTTTAACCTGCACCTCCCTTCTGCTCATCTTCTCCTTCATCTTCGCCCAAGAAAAAAAGCCCCTTGCGCTCGAAGATATTTTTGCCTCGAATACGCTCACGCCAAAATCGGTGCAAGGCGTGCAATGGGTGCCCGGCGAGGCGGCTTTTACTTATTTGAAGAGCGGTGACGTTTACAAACACGAGGTCATCAGCGGCAAAGAGATTTTAGTTTTGGCCGGAAAAAGTTTGTCACGCAAGCCCGGGGGCGAGCCGATTTCCATCGACCGCTATGAGTGGAGCAGCGACCGCCAACATTTGCTCATCGCCAGCCAGATGCGTCAGCTTTGGCGGCATTCCACCGAGGGGCAATTTTTTATTTACGAAGTGGCGACGAAGAAATTACGGCCGCTCAGCGGCATCATCGGACCACAGCGCTCCGCCAAATTTTCACCCGATGGCAGCAAGGTGGGGTTTGTTCGGCACAATAATATTTTTATGGTTGATTTGGCGACCGGCGTCGAAACGCAGCTCACCACCGACGGCAGCGATGACGTCATCAATGGCCAGTTCGATTGGGTTTACGAGGAAGAGTTCGGCATTGCCGACGGCTGGCGATGGTCGCCGGACGGCAAAAAGATCGCGTTCTGGCGGCTCGATCAAACACGCGTGAAGGCATTTCCGCTCGAAGATATGATGCCGCTTTATCCAAAAATTTTCTGGCTGAAGTATCCCAAAGCCGGCGAGCAAAACGCGCTGGTGCAAATCGGCGTATTGTCTCTTGATAGCGGGCAAACCAAATGGATGGATATTGGTGAGGAAACGGATATTTACATTCCGCGTATTCAGTGGACGCCCGATCCGCGTATACTCTCGATTCAACGCCTCAATCGTTTACAAAACAAGCTTGATCTGCTTTTTGCGGACGTCAATTCCGGCGGCGCACGCATTGTGTTGAGCGACAAGGACCCTTGCTGGGTGGACGTGCAGGATGATCTCACTTTTCTTGCCAAGAAAGAGCAGTTCATCTGGACTTCCGAGCGCAGCGGCTATCGCCACGCCTATCTTTATGATTACAACGGGCGCCTGCTCTCTCCACTCACCAGTGGTGAGTGGGAAATTTCGGCGGTGAGCGGCCTCGATGAGACCAACGGCTGGCTTTATTTTTCGGGGAAGAAAGATTCGCCTCTCGAAGAAAATATTTACCGCATCAGCCTCGACGGCAAGAATTTGGAGCGCATCAGCCAGCGGCCCGGCTGGCACAGCTCGAACTTTTCGCCGGATTTCAAATATGTCATTGGCACGTTTTCAGACGTGCAAACCCCGCCGCAGACAAGCTTGCGCAAAACCGACGGCGGGCTCGTGCGCTGGTTGGAGAAAAACGAGAGCCTGCCGCTGGCGCAATACCGGCTGGCTTATCCGAAATTTCTTGCCATAAAAACCAGCGATGACGGTACTTTCCTGAATGCGTGGATGATGCTGCCAACGAATTTCGATTCCACCCAAAAATATCCTGTGATCGTGTTTTGTTACAGTGGGCCGGGGGCGCAACACGTGGTCAATCGCTGGGAGGGCCGGCGTTATCTGTGGCATCACCTGATGACGGAGAGGGGTTTCATTATTTTTTGCATTGACAGCCGCGGCACCGGCGGGCGCGGCAAGAAATTCAAGAATCTTGTTTACGGCGACTTGGGTAAATGGTCGACTCACGATCAGATTGAAGGCGCCAAATATCTGGCGAGCTTGCCGTATGTTGATGCGTCTCGCATTGGCATGTGGGGCCATAGCGGCGGCGGTTATCTCACCTGCATGGCGATGACCAAGGGCGCCCCATATTTCAAAGTGGGCATTGCCCGCGCGCCGGTGACGGATTTCCGGCTCTACGATACGATTTGGACGGAGCGCTACATGGGCCTGCCCAAAGATAATCCGGAAGGCTACAAAGCCTCGTCGGTGATGACGTACATTGACAAATTGCAAGGCAAACTGCATCTTATTCATGGCATGGCCGATGACAACGTGCATCCGCAAAACACCGTGCAGTTACAAGACGCCCTGCAAGCCGCCAACAAGCAATTCGACGTGATGTATTATCACGGCCGCAACCATCGGATTTCCGGCGGCAATACCGATTTGCACTTGCACACGCTAATGACGAATTATTTTCTGAAGAATCTTTAG
- a CDS encoding NAD(P)/FAD-dependent oxidoreductase has translation MSKTTTLILGGGFGGIAAANTLRQLLPAEHEIIIVDKKSTFNLGATKTWVMLGECAPEQVMRNLNVLSNRGIDFVQAEVQKIDPLKREVVTSNKTLRGDFLVLALGADLNVSKVPGLESAAETFYTLAGALRLRQALPKFASGNLVILIPATPFKCPPGPYEAAMLLHEYFLNRGRRDKIKLSIYTLEAAPMATAGPQMGQFIREELQKRDIHLATEKRCKSVDGVKGLIDFEDGSTAPFDLLIAIPPHEAPQAVRDAGLTDASGWIPVDPQSLKTNVEHVYAIGDLCKVPLPGRFKPEVPLVLPKAGVFAEAHGRVVAHQIAAKVLGKEATETFNGLGYCYIETGNQQAVRGDGEFFALPHPQMKARPADLAQKQAWAEEWVKRYL, from the coding sequence ATGAGTAAAACCACCACCCTCATTTTGGGCGGCGGCTTTGGCGGCATCGCCGCGGCCAATACCCTGCGCCAGCTTTTGCCGGCAGAGCACGAAATCATCATCGTCGATAAGAAATCCACTTTTAACCTCGGTGCCACCAAAACGTGGGTCATGCTCGGCGAGTGTGCGCCGGAGCAAGTCATGCGTAATTTGAATGTGTTGTCCAATCGCGGCATTGACTTCGTGCAAGCGGAGGTTCAAAAAATTGATCCGCTAAAACGTGAAGTCGTAACCAGTAACAAAACTTTACGCGGCGATTTTCTCGTGCTCGCCCTCGGCGCGGATTTGAACGTGAGCAAAGTTCCCGGCTTGGAATCGGCGGCGGAAACATTTTATACGCTCGCGGGCGCGTTGCGCCTGCGTCAAGCGCTGCCAAAATTTGCAAGCGGCAATCTCGTCATACTCATTCCTGCCACGCCCTTCAAATGCCCGCCCGGACCCTATGAAGCCGCGATGTTGCTGCACGAATATTTCCTCAACCGCGGTCGACGCGATAAAATCAAATTGAGCATTTACACCCTTGAGGCGGCGCCGATGGCCACGGCCGGCCCGCAGATGGGACAATTCATCCGCGAAGAATTGCAAAAGCGCGATATTCATCTCGCCACCGAAAAGCGCTGCAAGAGTGTGGACGGCGTCAAAGGCCTGATCGATTTTGAAGACGGCAGCACCGCGCCGTTCGATTTGCTCATCGCCATCCCGCCCCACGAAGCGCCACAAGCGGTTCGTGATGCCGGCCTCACTGACGCCAGCGGCTGGATCCCCGTTGATCCCCAATCGCTGAAGACGAATGTGGAACATGTCTACGCCATTGGCGATTTGTGCAAAGTGCCGTTGCCCGGGCGTTTCAAACCCGAAGTGCCGCTGGTGCTGCCCAAAGCCGGCGTCTTCGCCGAAGCTCATGGCCGCGTTGTCGCACATCAAATTGCGGCGAAAGTGCTCGGCAAAGAAGCGACTGAAACTTTTAACGGCCTCGGTTATTGCTATATCGAAACCGGCAACCAACAAGCTGTGCGCGGTGACGGGGAGTTCTTCGCCCTCCCTCACCCACAAATGAAGGCCCGCCCCGCCGACTTGGCGCAAAAACAAGCGTGGGCGGAGGAGTGGGTGAAGAGGTATTTGTGA
- a CDS encoding outer membrane protein assembly factor, giving the protein MGVKSFVRIFLSWIVLAVVAAPVESQARQDSTRIVTAGEYAAGRLHRFFFGAHYRDLWTTPVKVEILDLANFAGGLTPLKRGGGFQTKSLRFKGKDGRQYAFRSIDKDPSKVLPPELRDTLADDILQDQISLAHPYAALVVAPLAEAVGVLHAEPRLVCLPDDPRLGEFRADFRNLLGFIEERPDDGPDGEPGFAGSDKIVGTDNLFKELEDDHNTAVDSEAFLTARLLDVYVGDWDRHVDQWRWARMRKNGKKLWYPIPRDRDQAFAKFDGLFPSLAEKRYVVIQMESFHKKTPDVVSLTYSGRHLDRRFLIDLEYDRWRAITENFLAKLSDEVIERAVKNLPPEIYAKSGPALAQKLKDRRNLMRDASDRYYQNLAKYVDIKTSHDDEFAEITRHNNGEVEVAIYARDKTTGGKKNKWLYHRRFKKDETKEIRLYLLGGNDKAVLQGENGGITLRVIGGTGDDELVDQSTAKNYFYDVRGTKFVAAAQTKIRAGKVDSIANLYENTPLVRDYGLMTKPLPFFGYNVDDGIFIGGGPMIFTYEFRKKPFESQTVALANLAFKTGAFRLRYSKLWIDFFPNVHLYLEAQATVPKAVRNFYGFGNATTRVADLEADDFYRVKSNDYHVRPVFYMFMQRQTRVGLGAAFKYSDVRLRDESFVRSARPYGVSVRKLFEIAGELQHDGRNRERAPTSGFFGRLNFSVSPKLLDNDDTFTKLRGDTRVYLGSDDVTLALRAAGERVWGRFPFYEAAFLGGSESLRGFRFQRFTGDATVWGNAELRLFLTKFRLLVPQHFGVFVLADAGRVWQDGESEGSWHKNFGGGLWIAPLRRDFTFSIGAGVSSERTAVVAGLGFGF; this is encoded by the coding sequence ATGGGCGTAAAAAGTTTTGTGCGAATTTTTTTGTCGTGGATCGTGCTGGCGGTGGTCGCGGCTCCGGTTGAGAGTCAAGCCCGCCAGGATTCCACGCGCATCGTGACGGCGGGAGAATACGCCGCCGGCCGCTTGCACCGGTTCTTTTTCGGCGCGCATTATCGCGACCTGTGGACAACGCCGGTCAAAGTCGAGATACTCGATCTGGCGAATTTCGCCGGCGGCTTGACGCCGCTCAAACGCGGCGGCGGCTTTCAGACCAAAAGTTTGCGCTTTAAAGGAAAAGACGGCCGGCAATACGCTTTTCGTTCAATCGACAAAGACCCCTCCAAAGTTCTACCACCGGAGTTGCGGGATACGCTGGCGGATGATATTTTGCAAGATCAAATCAGTCTGGCGCATCCGTACGCCGCCTTGGTGGTCGCGCCGTTGGCCGAAGCCGTCGGTGTTTTGCACGCTGAGCCGCGCCTCGTCTGCTTGCCGGACGATCCGCGGCTCGGCGAATTTCGCGCCGATTTTCGCAACCTGCTGGGATTCATCGAAGAGCGCCCGGATGACGGCCCGGACGGCGAGCCCGGCTTTGCCGGCTCCGACAAAATCGTCGGCACCGACAATCTGTTCAAAGAGTTGGAAGACGATCACAACACCGCTGTTGATTCCGAAGCGTTTCTCACCGCGCGGCTGCTCGATGTTTACGTGGGTGATTGGGATCGCCACGTCGATCAATGGCGCTGGGCGCGAATGCGAAAAAACGGCAAAAAACTCTGGTATCCGATTCCCCGCGACCGCGACCAGGCCTTTGCGAAATTTGACGGCCTGTTTCCCTCGCTGGCCGAGAAACGGTACGTCGTTATCCAAATGGAAAGTTTCCACAAAAAGACGCCGGACGTTGTCAGCCTCACGTATTCCGGCCGCCATCTCGACCGCCGTTTTCTCATCGATCTCGAATACGACAGGTGGCGCGCGATCACGGAAAATTTTCTCGCCAAGTTGAGCGACGAGGTGATCGAACGCGCCGTGAAAAACCTGCCGCCGGAAATTTACGCCAAGTCCGGCCCGGCGCTGGCGCAGAAGCTCAAAGACCGGCGGAATCTCATGCGCGACGCCTCGGATCGCTATTATCAAAATCTCGCGAAGTACGTCGACATCAAAACCAGCCACGACGACGAGTTTGCTGAAATCACCCGGCACAACAACGGTGAGGTCGAAGTGGCGATTTATGCCCGCGACAAAACCACCGGCGGGAAAAAAAACAAGTGGCTGTATCATCGCCGCTTCAAAAAAGATGAGACCAAAGAAATCCGTCTCTATCTTTTGGGCGGCAATGACAAAGCCGTGCTGCAAGGCGAAAACGGCGGCATCACACTTCGCGTCATCGGCGGCACTGGCGACGATGAGCTGGTCGATCAATCCACGGCCAAAAATTATTTTTATGACGTCCGTGGCACAAAATTCGTCGCGGCGGCGCAGACGAAAATCCGCGCCGGCAAAGTTGATTCGATTGCCAATCTTTATGAAAACACCCCGCTCGTGCGCGATTATGGTTTGATGACAAAGCCGCTGCCGTTTTTCGGCTATAACGTCGATGACGGCATTTTCATCGGCGGCGGGCCGATGATCTTCACCTATGAGTTTCGTAAAAAACCTTTCGAGAGCCAGACCGTGGCGCTGGCCAATCTTGCCTTCAAAACCGGCGCGTTTCGCCTCCGTTACTCCAAGCTCTGGATTGATTTTTTCCCCAACGTGCATTTGTATTTGGAGGCGCAGGCAACGGTGCCGAAAGCGGTGCGGAATTTTTACGGCTTCGGCAATGCGACGACGCGGGTTGCCGACCTCGAAGCGGATGATTTTTACCGGGTAAAATCCAACGATTATCATGTGCGGCCGGTTTTTTACATGTTTATGCAACGGCAGACCCGCGTTGGCCTGGGCGCGGCGTTCAAATATTCCGACGTTCGGCTGCGCGACGAGTCGTTCGTCAGATCGGCCCGGCCTTACGGCGTGAGCGTGAGAAAGCTGTTTGAGATTGCGGGCGAGCTGCAACATGACGGCCGCAATCGCGAGCGCGCGCCGACGAGCGGATTTTTCGGGCGCTTGAACTTTTCGGTTTCGCCGAAACTGCTGGATAATGACGACACCTTCACCAAGCTGCGCGGCGACACGCGGGTTTATCTCGGCAGCGATGACGTGACGCTGGCTTTGCGTGCCGCTGGCGAACGGGTGTGGGGGCGATTTCCGTTTTATGAAGCGGCATTTTTGGGCGGCAGCGAAAGCTTGCGGGGGTTTCGTTTTCAGCGCTTTACCGGAGACGCGACCGTGTGGGGCAATGCCGAGCTACGCTTGTTCCTGACCAAATTTCGTTTACTGGTGCCGCAGCATTTCGGCGTCTTTGTTTTGGCTGACGCCGGCCGGGTGTGGCAGGACGGCGAGAGCGAGGGCAGTTGGCATAAAAATTTTGGCGGCGGCCTTTGGATCGCCCCGCTGCGCCGCGACTTCACCTTTTCAATCGGCGCCGGCGTTTCCAGCGAACGCACGGCCGTGGTCGCGGGCTTGGGATTTGGGTTTTGA
- a CDS encoding metallophosphoesterase: MKKIFCEVLIAVLFLNFNAACGQAPPAGSKADFSFVAIGDIGEKSDLLTDNAKTMTALFRQDRFDLLIFLGDNFYPTGLNFGASGNFQKEVPKKIKDVLDPFREVMAGLGKKNVHAVAGNHEYYAKVLLDKSFFFGAFSISALPVGITNKGNQRADTISTWTYHYSLPSEVIFAAGQDSVQFIFFDSAILLRTQPETWRPSLAHLQRLLASTRQRPRVKWRIFAAHHPLYSVGEHGGYSEWDPEARAVRYLNHCDPDSDAVNYFQNLVDPQDLCTERYRAYRDSVHAAIHRSGVTVQLALSGHDHSLQLLHNPNRHSAFASLGSLAEQVCARCPKIFLVSGAGAKTSRVKMPSSQKGEYTCPHPDPKQEGKSQFGFVRVDFQGERLRVRFFSGKTKKEIDMGGRREFFIKPDGTLDSE, translated from the coding sequence ATGAAAAAAATTTTTTGTGAAGTGCTGATCGCGGTGTTGTTCCTGAATTTCAACGCGGCTTGTGGGCAGGCGCCGCCGGCGGGTTCGAAGGCCGATTTTTCTTTTGTCGCCATCGGCGACATCGGCGAGAAGAGTGATCTTCTCACTGACAACGCCAAAACGATGACGGCGCTTTTTCGGCAAGATCGTTTTGATCTGTTGATTTTTCTCGGTGACAATTTTTACCCGACCGGCCTTAATTTTGGCGCCAGCGGGAATTTTCAAAAAGAGGTGCCGAAAAAAATCAAGGATGTGCTCGATCCGTTTCGCGAGGTGATGGCCGGGCTGGGCAAAAAAAACGTTCACGCTGTGGCCGGCAACCACGAGTATTACGCCAAGGTGCTTCTCGACAAATCTTTCTTCTTCGGCGCGTTTTCCATCAGCGCCCTGCCGGTGGGGATCACGAACAAGGGCAATCAACGGGCGGATACGATTTCAACCTGGACATATCATTACAGCCTGCCCTCGGAGGTGATTTTTGCCGCCGGCCAGGATTCCGTGCAATTTATTTTTTTTGATTCGGCGATTTTACTGCGAACCCAGCCCGAGACCTGGCGGCCTTCTTTGGCACATTTGCAGCGCCTGCTCGCGTCGACCCGGCAGCGGCCGCGGGTGAAATGGCGGATTTTCGCCGCGCATCATCCGCTGTACAGCGTGGGCGAACACGGCGGCTACAGCGAGTGGGATCCTGAAGCGCGCGCTGTGCGTTATCTCAACCATTGCGATCCCGACTCCGACGCGGTCAATTATTTTCAGAATTTGGTTGATCCCCAAGACTTGTGCACGGAGCGCTATCGCGCTTATCGCGATTCGGTGCATGCCGCCATTCATCGCAGCGGCGTGACGGTGCAACTGGCGCTTTCCGGCCACGATCACAGCTTGCAGCTTTTGCATAATCCCAATCGGCATTCAGCGTTCGCCAGCTTGGGGTCGTTGGCTGAGCAGGTTTGCGCGAGGTGTCCAAAAATTTTTCTGGTTTCCGGGGCCGGGGCAAAAACGAGTCGGGTGAAAATGCCGTCGTCTCAAAAGGGCGAATATACTTGCCCGCACCCGGACCCCAAACAAGAGGGCAAAAGTCAATTCGGTTTCGTGCGGGTGGATTTTCAGGGCGAGCGTTTGCGCGTGCGTTTTTTCAGCGGCAAAACCAAGAAGGAGATCGACATGGGCGGCAGGAGGGAGTTTTTCATCAAGCCGGATGGAACGCTCGACTCCGAGTAA